DNA from Thermococcus argininiproducens:
CAAAAATATGTTGGCCTTTTTGCCTTCTTTGGGTTTAATTCTCTCTAATTCTTGACCTACCAATGGAATGGCACCATCCCTCAGAACTTTTCCTGTCTTCATCGCTCTCTCCTCAGCTTTCTTCATTGGACCAAAGTCTGGTATGATCCCGCTAGCTATAAGGCCTACCATGATTACTGTAACTATTGCATAGAAGTTGTAGGGGATTGAGTGGACAAACGCCTGAATGGCCTCTTCACTAGTTGTAATTGGTCCTCCTTGCTTGGCTAATAGTCCAGAGATGTATACTGCCCATCCAGTAAATGGCACTAGCACAATTACTGGGGCACTACCTGAGTCGAGGATATACGCTAACTTCTCTCTAGAGACCTTTACTTTGTCGGTTATCGGTCTCATAACAGTTCCAGTAAAGAGTGGGCTGAAATAGTCACTGAAGAATATGAAGATGCCTAAGAGCCATCCCATTACCTGAGCTTGACGTCGAGTTTTAATTTTAGTAGAAACAACTCTTGCAAATTCACTAGTAACTCCCGCCTTCAAGAAGAATGCTATTAGTATACCAATGAAAACTTCAATAGATGCTACCCAAATGAAACTTGCATTTCCTAGTGCCTCTTGGAATAACAAAGACAGACCTCTAGCCGGCCCCAGCCAAGTTGGCTCGAACCCAAGCATTACAACTCCCACTAATACTCCCATAAATAATGAGAAGATCGCATCTTTTGTGAAGAAAGCTAACGCTAGAGCTATCACCACAGGAAGTAACGACAACGCCCCATATCCACCTTCAAACATCTTTCACCCTCCATATTAATCCAAATCTTCTCAAACAAGATTCAACTTTAATTCGCTCTTTATACATGGGGAAAGTATTCTTCAAACATCCATTATTCCCTAATCTCTCCTTATCACCTCCTCTGAGTTCTCAAATTTGTAATTCACCTGAATATTTGGCCTAAACATCCATCCCAAAAGCTTATGATATGTCTTTAATAACAATAGAAGTCTCCTTGATGTGTATCTCTCTTTTTTCTAGCTCTGACAATATTCTTTCGAAAAGAAGCTTATTCATGCCCAATTTTTCAGGAGGAATTACACCCCTTTCTTTTATTTCTCCCTTAGCCATCAAGTAAGCTACAATAGCCCCTGTGTATCCAGTTGTCCTTGCCATGGATGTGAGATTCTTGTTTTCGTCATAATAGTCAATTAAATCAAACACGTACTGGAGTTCCTTTTCTCCCTTAAGTCCAGAGACTTCAACACGCATTACAGTAAGATCTTTTTCGTCTCCCAACATAAGTTTTGGAGTTAGAAGCTTTGTTAAAAAGCTCCTAGGAGTAATTTTAACCCCTTCTATTTCAATAGGAGTGGTATCAAGAAGGCCACATTCTATCAAGGCCTTTATCTTTTGAGCATGTCCCGGATACCTAATCGTTTTTTCTTCTATTTCCAAAGCATCTTTAAATGTCAATGGAAGTGTTGAAATACCATCTGTGTAGAAACATTCCAGTTCACCGATCCCCGGAAATTCTATTGGTTCTACACCAGAAAGTGCTGGAACTCTCTCTAATTTTCTATTACGGATTACCCTAGCTGGTCTCATATATTCGTTCCACACGCTGTTAAGATGAAAGACCACTCTATATTCAAGTGGAGGGAGCGGTTTTTGAGGTAGCCCTCCCACTTTTATAGAGATTTTGTGAATGACATCGAGATTTGCTGCTCCATACCCTACTAACATATTACTAAGGCCTGGAGCTACGCCACACCCAGGTATGATCGATATCCCGCGTTCTTTAGCAGACTCATGAAGTGGTATTTGGTCAGGTTCAAAAGCAAGATCGACTGCACTGATTCCAGCTTCAATATATGCTTTTAGTGCAAGGACACTAAACTCATGAGGAAGTGCGTTTATAGCCACGTCAAAATCCCCATCTTTCAAAAATCTGACAAACTCTTCTTTTTTAGTTACATCGATCATCTGAAGTTTTATTTTCTTTTCATCAAAAACCCCTAATTTTTTTAACCATGCCACCATATTTTCTAAATTTCTTTTAGAGACATCATTCACAATGATTTCCAAGACATCCTCTTGCTGGATTAAATCCTCTACTATTGCTTTGCCCATCATTCCAGCTCCGGCGACAAAAAATTTCATGTGAGGCCACCCCCAGTAAGTTCCTACTTAGATTAATATTTTCTCATTTTCACGCATATTCCTACATACTTAAGCCATTTTTGATCATTTTTTAGAATAATATTCACCAAAAATTCGAAATTTTTAAATAATATTTTCAAGATAATTTCATGGAGGGAACTCCGATGAAAGATATTAATGAAGATCCCTTCATACTGAAAATTTTGAAAGAATTATACAAGAATTCTAAAATTACATACAAAGAAATAAGTGAGAAACTCGGGATAAGTCCAGTAGCATGTTACAACCGAGTGCAAGCTTTGCGCAATGCAGGAGTTATACGGAAATACACTATAGATGTGGACCCCAAAAAGTTGGGATATCCAGTAAAGACATTAATAGAACTGAAGGTAGAGTATAGTGCTAGCTCAAAAATAGTTGAGAGATTACAGAATTACCCCCATATTTCAAAAATATATATCATCTCTGGAGAAAAAGATGCCATAATCGAAGCATATTTTCGAGATGTTGAGGAGATTACACCTTTCCTAAAGAAAATTAGAGAGATCTGCCCAGAAATTAGAGAAACAGTTACACATTTAGTCCTCGGAGAAGGAATAAACTCTGAAGGTTGGTGGTAGTGACACTAAAACATAAAAATGAATGAAAGTAAGATCACTCTCCAGTAGCACCTTTTAAAGCATCTTTGCACGTACATCTCCTAATCTTTGGAATATACTCAACGGCCCTCATGAGAAGAAGCTTAATCTCCTCACTTTTCTGCTGCATAAGTTCAACAACTTCTGAATGAGTAAGCTTAGTTTTGCTTATCCCTGCGGCGTAGTTAGTCACTATAGCAACGCTAGCATAGCACATTTCTAGTTCTCTAGCTAAGATAGCTTCAGGTGACTGTGTCATCCCTACAACATCTGCACCCAATATTCTCAAGGCCCTAATTTCAGCCCTTGTTTCAAACCTTGGGCCTTCCATTGCAGCATAAGTTCCCCTTGGATGGTAGCTGAAGCCAAGCTCTCTTGCAGCCCTAATTAAAGAGTCCCTAAGCTCTGGACAGTAAGGGTCTGTGAAATCAACATGAGCCACAAATTTCCTTCCATGAGGTGCATCTTCGCCATCATAGAACGTGTACGTCCTATTCTTGGTAAAATCTATCAGCTGATCTAGTATTACAAAATCCCCAGGTTTCATAGCCTCATTTAATGAACCCACTGCCGAAGTTGATAGTATTCTCTCAACACCAAGCTTATGCAACCCCCATATGTTAGCCCGGTAGTTTATCTTGTGGGGAGGGACACTGTGTTTTTCTCCATGTCTTGCCAAAAATGCTACTTCCTCTCCTTTATACGTCCCAATCTTGACTTTAATATCCCCATAAGGAGTCTTCACAATCTCTTCTCTCAAATTTTCAAGAAGTTTTGGGTCATATACTCCTGATCCACCGATTATGGCTATTCTTACCATCAGAACATCACCAAAGATAGTTAAAAGAAGAGAATTTAAAGCTAATGCTCTTCTTCCAAACTCTCTTCTGCTGCCAATTTGAATACCCTAACAAGTATCTCTCCCAGAAGCCGCGAGTTCCACCTGGGGTCTTTAACATTCATTACAACTTCTATAGCTCTGTCTAGGTCTTGCTGTTTAAGGTAGGCTATTGCTACCTCTCCAAAGGCTAAAGACCGTAGATAGTCATCTTTTATCTCTTTCGCATATTTTAAGGCCTTTTCCATCTCCCCGACTCTATTCAAGAAAGCCACAGT
Protein-coding regions in this window:
- a CDS encoding saccharopine dehydrogenase family protein, with the protein product MKFFVAGAGMMGKAIVEDLIQQEDVLEIIVNDVSKRNLENMVAWLKKLGVFDEKKIKLQMIDVTKKEEFVRFLKDGDFDVAINALPHEFSVLALKAYIEAGISAVDLAFEPDQIPLHESAKERGISIIPGCGVAPGLSNMLVGYGAANLDVIHKISIKVGGLPQKPLPPLEYRVVFHLNSVWNEYMRPARVIRNRKLERVPALSGVEPIEFPGIGELECFYTDGISTLPLTFKDALEIEEKTIRYPGHAQKIKALIECGLLDTTPIEIEGVKITPRSFLTKLLTPKLMLGDEKDLTVMRVEVSGLKGEKELQYVFDLIDYYDENKNLTSMARTTGYTGAIVAYLMAKGEIKERGVIPPEKLGMNKLLFERILSELEKREIHIKETSIVIKDIS
- a CDS encoding Lrp/AsnC family transcriptional regulator encodes the protein MEGTPMKDINEDPFILKILKELYKNSKITYKEISEKLGISPVACYNRVQALRNAGVIRKYTIDVDPKKLGYPVKTLIELKVEYSASSKIVERLQNYPHISKIYIISGEKDAIIEAYFRDVEEITPFLKKIREICPEIRETVTHLVLGEGINSEGWW
- a CDS encoding Na+/H+ antiporter NhaC family protein, translated to MFEGGYGALSLLPVVIALALAFFTKDAIFSLFMGVLVGVVMLGFEPTWLGPARGLSLLFQEALGNASFIWVASIEVFIGILIAFFLKAGVTSEFARVVSTKIKTRRQAQVMGWLLGIFIFFSDYFSPLFTGTVMRPITDKVKVSREKLAYILDSGSAPVIVLVPFTGWAVYISGLLAKQGGPITTSEEAIQAFVHSIPYNFYAIVTVIMVGLIASGIIPDFGPMKKAEERAMKTGKVLRDGAIPLVGQELERIKPKEGKKANIFLHLVIPVMIVIGIGLGSFIVLKSAKTLEAFITAVLYLIVVLYAQGFFDNIRDLVSTAIDGIKGVLPAILILALAYSINTVTKSLGAQDYIISVTQSWMTPSLLVLLTFIVAALISFFTGTSWGTYAIMIPFVIPLAYNLTNNTLGPLVYATIAAVAGGGVFGDHCSPVSDTTVLSSFGAACDHMDHVTTQLPYAVTAATVAAVLYIIVGVFIV
- the mtnP gene encoding S-methyl-5'-thioadenosine phosphorylase, whose amino-acid sequence is MVRIAIIGGSGVYDPKLLENLREEIVKTPYGDIKVKIGTYKGEEVAFLARHGEKHSVPPHKINYRANIWGLHKLGVERILSTSAVGSLNEAMKPGDFVILDQLIDFTKNRTYTFYDGEDAPHGRKFVAHVDFTDPYCPELRDSLIRAARELGFSYHPRGTYAAMEGPRFETRAEIRALRILGADVVGMTQSPEAILARELEMCYASVAIVTNYAAGISKTKLTHSEVVELMQQKSEEIKLLLMRAVEYIPKIRRCTCKDALKGATGE